DNA from Crocosphaera sp. UHCC 0190:
ACATGGGTATTTTCGGGTTTTTCTGACAGTCCAGTTAATAGGGTTTGGACATCGAGATAACCTAATTTGAGAGCGACATTAATTTCATCGAGTAGGACTAATTGATAGTCTGGGTTACGAATAAAGGATAATCCTTTTTCCCAAGCTTCACGAGCTTTTTGAATATCCCGTTCTCTATCTTGAGTTTCCCAGGTAAATCCTTCTCCCATGGCATAAAATTCTAGTTGTTTGTCCCAATGACTGAAAACAGCTTTTTCGGCCGGTTCCCAAGCTCCTTTGATAAACTGAATAATAGCGACTCGGAAACCGTGACCAAGTGATCGCATCACCATTCCTAATGCTGCGGTGGTTTTGCCTTTGCCGTTTCCTGTATTAACAATAATTAACCCTTTTTCAGTTGATGCTTCGGCGACTCGTTTTTCTTGAATTTCTTTGCGTCGCTGCATTTTTTTTTGATAGTCTTCGGTTGATAAACTTGTGTTATTATTCATGGTAATTAATTAAATTTTGCCTAAATTAACCTTTAAAAAAACGACGTTTTAGGAAGGGATGGAGTCAATAATTTGTGGGATTAAAATGATTATAACTCATTGACTCCACTTCCTACTATTTTTTTAATTAAGCTGTTTCTCCTTGCGGGACTGTTTCTGATGTTTGTTGGGCTGTTTGAACTTGACTTTTTGCTTAATTTAGATGAATATCATTTTGCCAAAAATCTTGGACATCATAACCCAATTTTTGTAACATTTTTCTTAACAAAGGCAGACTCAAACCGATAATATTACTATGACAGCCTTCGATTTTTTCAACAAATAAGCCTCCCTTTCCTTCTAAGGCAAAACATCCCGCACATTTGAGGGGTTCTCCAGTGTTAACATAGGCTTTAATCGTTCTATTATCGATGTCAGCAAAGTGGACTTTTGTTGTACCACAATCACTTAAATTTTTGTGTTGTTTGCCATCAAAAATGGCATGACCCGTGTACAATACTCCTTGATTATTTCGCATTTTTTGCCAACGAGCGATCGCTTCATCGGGAGAGTCTGGTTTACCATAAATTTCTCCTTCTACAACTAACAAAGAATCACACCCTAAAACGAGAGAGTCTGGATATTGTTGAGCGACAATTTTTGCTTTACAATTTGCTAAGATTTGGACTAATTCTTGAGGGTTATTTTCTTGAATTTGGGATT
Protein-coding regions in this window:
- the cobO gene encoding cob(I)yrinic acid a,c-diamide adenosyltransferase, with the protein product MNNNTSLSTEDYQKKMQRRKEIQEKRVAEASTEKGLIIVNTGNGKGKTTAALGMVMRSLGHGFRVAIIQFIKGAWEPAEKAVFSHWDKQLEFYAMGEGFTWETQDRERDIQKAREAWEKGLSFIRNPDYQLVLLDEINVALKLGYLDVQTLLTGLSEKPENTHVILTGRGAPSELIEVADLVTEMKLIKHPFKEQGVKAQAGIEF
- a CDS encoding nucleoside triphosphate pyrophosphatase, with protein sequence MQLFPSFVLASASPARLKLLQTVGINPIVCHSNFDESQIQENNPQELVQILANCKAKIVAQQYPDSLVLGCDSLLVVEGEIYGKPDSPDEAIARWQKMRNNQGVLYTGHAIFDGKQHKNLSDCGTTKVHFADIDNRTIKAYVNTGEPLKCAGCFALEGKGGLFVEKIEGCHSNIIGLSLPLLRKMLQKLGYDVQDFWQNDIHLN